The window TTATCCTCAGTACGCCCGTAACCCCGGAGAGATTCTCGACTTTGATCCTGGCCTTTACAGGCTCCCTCTCGGTTCCTCTCTCCGGAACGGTTCTCTCGACCCTTACACTGGGCTCAAAGCTTAACCTTGCCAGGGCGTAGTGGGCCATTATCCCGACCGCCATCAGCGCCGCCGCTGGGCTGCCCATCAGGTAGGCGGCGGCCGAAAGGACTGCCGCGAGGGAGAGCAAGACTCCTGCCCTTTTCATTCCGTTGGCACCTCTACCCTTTCGAGGACTTCCCTTACAATGGTCTTCCCGTCGATGCCGTCCACCTCGTACTCAGGCTTGACGACGATCCTGTGGGAGATGACTGGAATAGCCAGCCATTTAACGTCATCCGGGATGACGTAGCTCCTCCCTTCTAGGTAGGCCTTAACCTTGGCGGTGTAGAGGAGATGCTCGCCAGCCCTCGGCGAGGCTCCAAGGATCACCCTCTCGTCGAGCCTCGTCTCCTTGACGATGGCGTATATATAGTCGATTGCTGCCTCACTCACGTGGACTCTCATGGCCTCTCTTCTGGCCCTGGCCAGCTCGCTCCCGAGGACGACCTGGTTTGCTTCCGAGAACTGCCCCAGGCTCTTCATCCTGAGCATTGCCTTCTCGCTCTCCTCGGGGAGGTAAGTGAGGTCTATCTTCATCATAAACCTGTCAATCTGCGCGGTAGGGAGCTCGTAGACGCCCTCCATTTCCACAGGGTTCATCGTCGCGAGGACTATGAACGGCTCCGGGAGCTTGAGGGGGAGGCCCTCTATGGTGACCTGTCGCTCCTCCATCGCCTCGAGGAGAGCTGACTGTGTCTTTGGAGAGGCACGGTTTATCTCATCGACGAGAACGACGTTGGCAAAGATGGGGCCCTTTCTTATCTTGAACTCCCCGGTTCGCATGTCGTAAAAGGTGTGGCCGATTATGTCTGCCGGCAGTATGTCTGGCGTCATCTGTATCCTCGAGAACTTCAGTCCAAGGGTCTGTGCGAAGTTCTTGCTCAGGGTCGTTTTCGCTATTCCCGGGACTCCTTCCAGGAGCACGTGCCCGTTGGCTATAATGGCTATCGTCATCAGCTCGATCACATCGTCCATTCCGACTATTGCCTTTCCAACCTCGGCCTTAATCTTCTCGAGTATCATATCAACCACCCATCCTTTCGAGCATCTCGATTATCTCCTTTTCATCCCAGCCCCGCTCCCTCGCCAGAGCCAGGGCGAGCTCTTCGGGGCTTTCCTTCCTTCTGAAGAAGCGCGAGACAGGCTTCCAGAGCAGCCTTCCCACCGCTCTGAAGATGCCCAGCTCCCTGAGGAGTATTAGAATACCGATGACGAGTATCAGCCTGATGACCATGTCTTTGGGCAGTAGCCTCGTTATCGTGACTGTTCCAGCGGTGTACAGGTTGAAGTCCGGGTGATGGGCCTCGTCTATGTAGAAGGTATCGCCTCCGAGGTACTCGATGAGGTTCCTTAGGAAAGGCTCGTTCTCGCCGTAGAGCTGGTTTATCAGTATATCCGGATCTGCCAGGATTACGACCCTTCCATTCCCGTATTCGACTTCAGTCATGAGCGGGTACTGCTTCCTCTGGGAGTTTATCATAGCCACCTTGCTCGCGTAGGCCTCACCGCCCCTCGTCACGAGAATTGCAGAGGGCTCATTTGTGACTATTCTCGTGACGTTTCTTGCCAGAAGGGGGTTCTCTATCCTAACGGAGACTATGATCCTATCATCCTTCTCGTAGAAGAAGTCGCGGAGGGGATAGTTGGATATGCTCACTGACAAGTTGAGGGCCCTCAGTATCTCGTTGCCCGTGCCGAAGTCGTCGGCTATGAAGAGGGTATTTCCACGCTCCAGGAAGGTCTTAATCTGCTCTATCTCGGCATCAGTGAAGGTCATGTTGGGGCCGACTATGACGAGAACACCGTTATTCTCGCTGATGCTGGCCATGTCGAAGGATTCGAAGATGGGAGCGACCCGCTTCCCCTCTCCGTGGGCAAGCTTGACGAAGTTTGAAATCCCGTCCCAGTTTGTGTTGAACATACTGTACTGGGTGGAGCTCTTGAACAGGGGTACCGTCAGCGGCATGGTGATGAGGGTGAAGATGAGTAGGATAAGAACGAGGTACTTTATGGTTTTATTCACCTCTCTCACCCCGAAGCAGCCTCTCGATGCTCGCCCTGAACTCGGTTAGCTCCTCCCCACTCAGGGGGATTTCCCCGTAAACGGCTTTCTCGTGGAGCTTTGTTACGGCCTCAAGGTCTGGATACAGCTCCCAGTCGCGGAGAATCCTCAGGACTTCCCTCGGAGTCAGGCTCTCGCTTATTCCGAACATCTCCCTCAGCCTTTCTCTGAGGAGCTTATAAGCCTCACCGATGTCTTCGGGGATTTCAAGGAACTCTCCGGACGTTTCATTCCCCCCTGCCGCGTACTTGAAGACCGTCTTCTGGGATGCTTGAGGCGTTGTTTGGTCTTTCTTTCTCCTAGTTAGGATGCCAGCCGCGAGGAGCATCGCCAGGACAACGATTGCGATGTACCTCGGCAGCATGTTCTCCGGCGGGACGACGGTGAGGAGGACCACATTGGAGGTGGCTCCCTCGTACACCTCGCTGCCGGCGAAGGCCACGTAGACCTTCAGCCGACCGGGACTCTGCGGCTCCAGGGCGAAGGAGAAGGTTCCGTTCTCGGCCGTGATGTTGAACTGAGGGGTGTCGTTGACATAAACGATGAGGGGGAAGGTCATGTTCGGCTTCACCCTTCCTGTGAACGCGGCTTTTTCCCCGAGGGTTATTCTCTCTGGCCCGTTGAGGGTTATCGCAACCGGGAAGCGCCTGAACTCAACCGTGACTATCTCTGAGGTTCCGGTGTGGGTTCCGTCGCCGGCGAATTCCAGCGGCACCTGGAACGTTACGGCCTCGGAGGAGTGGTAGCTCTTTGCGAAGCCTCCATCGGGCCCGGTGACGAGCGTTTCGTCTCCAACCGTTATCTCCCTCTCCCCCAGGGGGTTGCCGTAGTAGTCAATGAGCTTTCCGGAGACGGTGAGGCTCTGGTTCAGAAAGGCGCTGTAGACGTTTTCGACCAGAAAGACGGAGGGTATCTTCCTCACCGTCACGTTGATGGTGTTCGACCTGAGCCCTCCCTGGGTGGCGTACACCGTGTAAGTCCCGAGCTCCCTGAACCGGTACATGGTGGCAAAGAGCCCGTTCTGGGGGGTGACTATGAGGAAGGACGTGAAGTTCCCTTTTGTGATGACCACTGTGACAGTCTCGTTGCCCGGACAGGAGCCGAAGATTGTGACTGACTGGTAGAGCATCGGCTCTGAATCCGAGATCCCTATCTCGAACTTCCCGCTGGGGGGAGTCCTGGAGACGAGTTTATCTATCTCGCCGAGGTACTTTCTGACCTTCTCCGTATTGAACTTCAGGATTTCGGTCCCGTTCATCAGTTCCAGAGAGTCTATCTCATCCAGGAGGGACTCCATGTTGAGGACTGTGCCCCGGATTCCGGCTGTAACCGCGGGTGTTGGATTTTTGCGGAACTCAAGTATGAGCTCGTTCAGAATCATCAGCTCTCTGGAGAATTCGTAGAACGGCTGGATAACTTTCATCACCGTGGGGTTAACTCCTTTCTCCTGGTAGTACAGCGCCTCCAGGTGGATGAGCTCCAGCTCGTTTAGGGTGGTGTTGGCGAGAGTTAGGCCGTAGCTCTCGTTAACCAGGACGTACTTCAGGGAGTCCTCAAAGCGGAGGATAATCTTGGAGAAGTACTCATAGAGAAAAACATCCCTCTGGGTCGGCTCCTCAACGGCCTTCCCGGAGGCGAGTGGAACGGAGCCGACGATTAGAATTAGGGTTATTATTAAAAGCAACGCTCTCCTCATCGCCATCGCATCCATAAGGCATAAAAACCTTATTAAGTTTATTCGTTCCGGTGTTAGAATGGGGAGGATTTTGGGAAGTATCCTTTTAGCGGCTGGAATCGTCCTGTGGTACCACGGGGGCGTATCTGGAATAACATCTCTGGTCAACCTGGGAATCGGGGCGATAATTCTTGGTCTGGTAATGGCTGCTATGCCTTCCAGGAACCACGTTGACAGGGAGGCCCTTTTCCTAGCGTGCGAACCTTCATGTGAGTTCGTTGAAAAGCTAAGGAATGACCTCGAGCTCAGGGGGAAGCCGGTGATCATACCGCCCTACGAAAACCTCCCTAAAGGTGGCATCTTCCTCCCCAAGTCCGAAGCTGTCTCCTTTAGCCTTGGAAAGCTCGACGAGGGAACCGTATTTGTTACGGGCACCGAGGAGGAGAGCGGCGTTCTGATAAGTCCTCCTGCTGGATGGGCGCTTGTGAGCTACATTGAGGAGAACGTCGGTGGGCTCTCCGGGACGGGCCTCGGATACGCTTCCTCGGCCGTTTCCTCCGGCTTAAGCGCCCTGGGCCTCGGTTCGGCGGAGGCCTTTGAGAGGGAAGACGGGACGATAGAGATCTTCGTAAAGCCCCTCTGCGACGGCCCTGTCTACGCTGACCCCGTTGCCTCGGCCGTTCTCCTCGGAATCGCCGCCGGAATGGAAGAACTCCTGAGGATAGAATCCGTTGAGAGCGTAAAGGACTACGTCAAGGTGATCCTTGAGCGGCTCGGTGGGATCGAGAGATGGCTATGAGGGAGAACGTCGTCCTGTTCCTTGCGTTGTGGATAATCACGGCCGCACTCGTGAGTCCGTCAGTGGAGATATTCCTGACCATAGCCCTTATTGGGATATTGATAACCCTTGAGATAGGTGAGTTTTATCTGCCGAGGGACGTCAAAAGCTCTCTGAAACTCTCCGCCTATCTGCTCCTTCTCGCCTTCGCCTTCATAGTGGCAAGAAAAGTGTATGAAGTGATAAAATAAGTCAGATGGTTGAGAGAAGCTCCCTAACCGTCCTCCTTACGGCTTCGTAGCTGTTGAGCTTCGGCTCCCAGCCGGTTTTCTTCGCTTTCTCTATGCTCAGGCGCATGAACTTGACGTCGCCCTTCCAGCCGCGGCCACCGTCGACTCCACCTGTGAACCTGAAGGCTGGATTCAGCCCCATCTCCTCGCTGACTATCTCGGCGATTTCCCTGACGGTTATCCAGTCGTCGTTTCCGAGGTTGTAAGCGTCGTAGGTTTTGCCTTCCTTCCTGAAGTGCTCGAAGATGTGGAGCATCCCATCAACGGTGTCGCTCACGTGGAGGTAGCTCTTCCTCTGGGTTCCGTCGCCCAGAATTTCCAGTTCATTGGGGTTCTTCCTGAGCTTGTTGATGAAGTCGTAGATGACGCCGTGGTTGGAGCGCTCGCCTATTATGTTGGCCAGCCTGAAGACGAGAGCTTTGAAGTCGAAGGTGTGGGCGTAGCCGCTTATCAGGGCTTCAGCCGCGAGCTTCGCCCCGCCGTAGACGCTTATCGGCTCGAGCGGGGCGTAGTCCTCTGGAGTGGGGATGACCTCGGCGTCGCCGTAGACCGTCGATGACGAGGTGAAAACGAGGTATTTGACCCCGGATTTCCTCATTGCTTCAAGGAGGTTGTAGGTTATAACGACGTTGGTCTCGTAGAGCAGCTCCGGGCTCTGAGAGCCGATCCTAACCTCCGGATTGGCGGCGAGATGGAAGACCACCTCTACGTCTTCAACGGCCTTCTCCACGATTTCCCGATTTCTCATGTCTCCCTCTATGAACTCGAACCTCTCATGCTTGAGCCAGCGTTTAAGGTTGTCCAGACTGCCGGCGCTTAAATCGTCCAGAACCCTGACCTCGTATCCGAGCTCCATGAGCCTGTCCACAAGATGGGAGCCTATGAAGCCTGCACCGCCCGTGACCAGAACCTTCATTCATACCACCACCCATGATGAAGCGAAATTATTTAAATATGTTAGGGGTAAACCCTGTGGTTGAAGTACGTTGGAACGGTGAGCGCCATGAAGGTTCTGATAATGGCCGGCGGCTACGCGACGAGGCTCTGGCCCATAACCAAAGATAATCCTAAAGCTTTACTCCCTGTCGGGAACAAGGTGATACTGGACTACATTCTGGAAAAGGTCGACGAGCTTGGTCTCGAAGCCTACATATCGACCAACAGGTTCTTTGAGATGCACTTCCGTCCCTACGCTGAGAGGAATGGCATAAACCTCATCGTGGAAGACACCCTCCACGAGGAGGAGAAGCTCGGAACGATAGGGGCTATGAAAAAGGCCGTGGAGGAGCTCGGTTCAGATGACTACCTCATCATAGCCGGCGACAACCTGTTCTCCTTCAGCCTGGTGGACTTCCTGAAGGCCTACGACGGGAGGACCCTCATAGCGGTCTACGACGTCGGCGACCTAGAGCTGGCCAAGCGCTACGGTGTGGTCGTTCTTGAAGGCGACAGGGTCATCTCCTTCCAGGAGAAGCCGGCCGAGCCGAAGTCGACTCTCGTCAGCACGGGCGTTTACATCTTCCCGAGAAGGGTAATGGAGAAAATCGATGAGTACCTCTCCGACGGAAACAAGGATTCACCGGGCTACTTCATCCAGTGGCTCTTGGAGAAGGGTGAGGACATCAGGGCCTACCGCTTCTCCGAGTACTGGTACGACATAGGAAGTGCGGACAGCTACCTGGAGGCCCTCAAGACTCTCCTCAGAGAGAGCCACGTCGAGGAGATTCAAATAAGCCCCTACGCCAAGATAATCCCGCCGGTGGTCATAAAGAAGGGCGCCAAAATACTCGGCAGGTCGATAATAGGGCCGTACGCCTACATAGGCGAGGAGTGCGTCATAGAGAACTCCGACATCAGCGACTCGATAGTATTCAGAAAGACCATAATCAGGAACTCGACGATATGGCGCTCCATCATCGATGAGAAGTGCGAGATAAGGAACCTTGAACTGAGAAAGAGCCTCGTCGGGGGTCACGCAAAGATACAGAGGGGCGAGTGAGGCTTGCGTGGACATGAATTTCCCTGCTTATTATTATTGCCAAAGATTTCGGGGAGGTTCAATATGGAGCCCCGCGTTCATTCCACTTTGTGAGAGCTGGGATAGTGGACTATTTTTCTTTTTCCTATTGAACTATCATTTCCCTGTCTTGGAAGGGACTTCCTGCCCATGCGGTTAAACTTAGAGAATTCACACCCTGCCTGAAACAGGTGGGGTCTCAATGCTTTTTGACACCAGAATACTGGGAGCTAGTTGAGAAAATCGAAAACGGAAGGAACTTCTTTGTCATAACTGGTCCAAGGAGGATTGGAAAAACTACCTTCCTCACAGCTGCACTGAATGACCTCTATGAGAAATACGAAATACCACACATAATCATCGACGCAAGGACCATCTCAACCGTTAACTCGAAGAACCCTCAAGGGCAAATTGTGAGAGAAATCCTTTAGCATTAAAAAGCATTCCAAAAAAAGGCCGCTCTCAAAAATAACAGACTCCATTGACAGCATCACTATCAAAGGAGTTAAACTAAAGCTCAAGAAGGACACCGAGTATACCTTGCCAGACATTCTACGGGAGCTCAACAACTCCAACGACGTGCTCATCATAGCGTACGACGAAGCGCAGTACTTCAGGTATGCAAACGAAGACTTTACAAAAATCCTTGCCTGGGTTTACGACAAGCTCCCCAATATAATCACGATTGTGACGGGCTCACAGGTGGGGGTTCTTGAAAACTTCCTGCGCTTTGACGACTACAAAGCCCCCCTTTACGGCAGATACCACGTGAAAATACCGCTAACGAGGTTCACTCCCTCCTAGAGTTTCGAGTTCCTTGAGAGAGGTTTTGAAGAGTATGGATTGCCTGTGAATCCAAAAGATATACTCTCGGCCATCAAGGCTCTTGATGGGGTACCTGGCTGGCTGACGCACTACGGGGCAAGCAGAATTGATGGAAAGACCCACTGGGACGCTATTCATGACGTTCTCACTGAGGCTGAAGGGTACATTCGTTCGGAGTTCGAAGAACTTGACAGGGCTTCTCCGAGGTACAGGCGGATTATGGAGATTGTAGCAAGTATCACTTCCCGGAAAGACTCTGCCTCTTGGACTGAGATAAAGAACGCCCTTGAGCTCAGGGAAGGTAAGGAGATTGATGACAAAAATATTAACCTACTCCTTAAAAAGCTCGTTAACTACGGTTTCCTTGAACATGTGGGAAGGGAATACAGTATTCCAGACCCAGTAATCAAGAGAATCTTCCAAACCTGACTTTTTCCTTAGCCCTACTAAGTTTTGAATCAGTGATATGAGAAGAAGTGAGGAGCGCCATACAGACGAGTCTGGAGTGAAGTTTCACTCTTGACAGACCTCTCCCTGCTTAATAGTGGCCCATGACCCTCTCGGATCATGGAATCACTGTTCGGGTTAGGTCTGCCTGGGGTGAAGCTTTCGCTTCAGTCTCCCCTGCAGGCACTCCTCATATAGTATTGGGTGTTTTAACTATATAAATCTTTGCTTTTATTTAAAGCAAAATTTTTTGACAACTCCTTGAAATAATTTCAACCATGCTGGGATCTGAGTTGGAAGCGGAGGGTATTCATGTAAGAATAGAAATTGAATCAGGCGCGAGAAGATAGTGAGGAGCACCTTGAAATCGGGACCTCGGCGAAAATCCCATCCTCAAGGAACGCCAGGCTTGTGACTCCAGCCCTCCGGACTTGTGGAACACGTTAGGCTTAGCATCCATCAAGGGTGAAACTTTCGCTTCGGTCTCACCAACAGGGCACTCCTCATATAGTATTGGGTGTTTTAACTATATAAACCTTTGCTTTTATTTAAATCAAAATTTTTTGGCAACTTTCCGAGATAATTTCAATCAGGTTGGGAATTCGGTTTGAGATGGAGTGTTTAGTAGTTAGCTAAAATGGAAATCGAATCGTACATTGAAAAGACGGAGAAATAGAATTTCCTGCTTTTTCAAACCCAACCCTTAAATTCTTCGAGAACCAAAAGTTAATGATGGGGTGTGGGTAATGGGTGAGAAATTAATTAAGGTGCTGACGGTTCTCGTGGTTGTTCTGCTTGTCTTCAACATCGGCATGGTCTACGGTGCACTCAAAGCCAGGAGCATAGCGCTGGAGGAGATAGAGGGCGTCATAACCCTTGTGGATGGCATGAAGAGCGAGAGGATAACAATCCAGTATCCGTTCGACCAGGAGATACAGGTCCCTCTCCGGATGAACCTCAGTGTTCCTGTTTCCATGGTGACGAGGGTTCCGGTAAATGAGGAGATTGCCGTGAAGGTTCCTCTCGATACCTACGTTGACGTTCCCGTAAACAAGACTGTGAAAGTGCACATCGCCCAGAACATAACCACCACCGTCGAAGTGAACGGCAAGCAGGAGACGGTGATAATTCCGCTTGATACCTACGTCGATGTCCCGATAGTCACGACGGTTAGGGTTAGGGTCAGGGACGTTGTAGACACCACAGTGCCGCTCAACATGACCCTTGAGGTGCCGATAAACCAGACGGTTGTTGTGCCGATAGACGAGACGCTGACCGTTCCGATTAAGATGAACCTCACCATCAAGACGACGCCGGAGGAGATGGGCCTCGGAGATCTGATTGATAGGGTTGTTAAGATGCTCGAGGGGATGAAGGCGGCGATTGGGTGAACCGGCCTGAGCATAACGTTACATTTGGAATCCTATTCATCCACCCTCTGAGGATGTTGGCCGTTACGACGGCCACGATAAGTTTTTATTTTCTGGGATAGTATTGACGGCGGTGGATGATCATGAAGGCCCTTATTCTCTCCGGAGGTCACGGAACCAGGCTGAGGCCCCTCACCTATTCCCAGCAGAAGCAGCTCATCCCAGTCGCGAACAAGCCCGTCCTGTTCTACGCCATTGAGGACGTCATCGAGGCCGGCATTCACGAGATTGGGATTATCATCGGCCCAAACAAGGAGCAGGTGATGGAGACCGTTAGGAGCGTTGATTGGGACGCTGACATAGAGTTCATCTACCAGGGCGAGCCGAAAGGTTTAGCACACGCGATAAAGGTCGCGAGGGATTATCTCGGTGACGATGATTTTGTGATGTACCTCGGTGACAACATCCTCAGGGAAGGCATAGTGGAGCACCTGAACCACTTCAAAGAGGGAAACTTCGACGCCAGCATTTTGCTCTGTGAGGTTTCCAATCCCCAGCGGTTCGGTGTGGCCGAGCTGAGTGAGGACGGAAAGACCATCAAACGGCTGGTTGAGAAACCCAAGGTGCCGCCAAGCAACCTGGCGCTTGTGGGAATCTACTTCTTCAAGCCCGTCATCCACGAGGCAGTCGAGAACATAAGGCCCTCCTGGAGGAACGAGCTTGAGATAACCGACGCGATCCAGTGGTTAATCGACCACGGCTACCGCGTTGGGTGGACGAAGGTCCAGAACTGGTGGAAGGACACCGGAAAGCCCGAGGACATACTCGACGCCAACAGGCTCATCCTGGACGACATCCAGACGGATATACGGGTCGAGACGAAGGCCAGAATCCATGGAAGGGTGGTCATCGGGGAAGGAACCCGGATCGACGGGAACACCGTCATAAAGGGCCCCGCGATAATCGGCAGGAACTGCATTATCAGGAACGCCTACATCGGCCCCTACACGAGCATCGGCGACAACTGCATCATCGAGAACACGGAGATTGAGGACTCCGTTATTCTTGAGGGAAGCGAGATTAGATGCGGCGGCAGGATTGTGGAGAGCCTCATAGGGAAGAACGTGAAGATTTTAGAGGGGAACAACCATCCCATTGGGAGGAAGCTGGTCGTCGGTGACAATTCCCAGTTAATGCTGTGAGGTGGAATGATGAGACTCTTAGTGACCGGTGGAATGGGCTTCATAGGGAGCAACTTCATCCGCTATATCCTGGAAAAGCACCCTGACTGGGAAGTGATAAATCTCGACAAGCTCGGCTACGGGTCGAATCCGGCAAATTTGAAAGACATCGAGGACAATCCGCGCTACACCTTCGTCAAGGGAGACATAGCGGACTTTGAGCTCGTTAAGGAGCTAATCAAGAAAGTTGATGCGGTAGTTAACTTCGCTGCTGAGAGCCACGTGGACAGGAGCATCTCAAGCCCTGAGCACTTTCTAAAGAGCAACGTCATCGGTGTTTACACGATTCTTGAAGCAATCAGGAAAGAGAACCCCGAAGTTAGACTAGTTCACGTGAGCACCGATGAAGTCTACGGCGATATCCTGGAAGGCTCGTTCACCGAAAAAGACGCGCTTATGCCCTCATCCCCATACTCCGCTACTAAAGCTGCCAGTGATGTTCTCGTGCTTGGCTGGACGCGGACTTACAGTCTGAACGCTTCCATAACGAGGTGCACCAACAACTACGGCCCCTACCAGTTCCCGGAAAAGCTCATCCCCAAGACGATAATCAGGGCCAGCATGGGGCTTAAGATTCCGATATACGGAACCGGCCAGAACGTGAGGGACTGGCTCTACGTCGAAGACCACGTCAGGGCAATTGAGGCCGTTCTGCTCAAAGGGGAGCCCAGGGAAATCTACAACATCTCCGCCGGCGAGGAAAAGACTAACCTGGAGGTCGTTAAGACAATCCTTGAGCTCATGGGCAGGGACGAGTCGCTTATAGAGTTCGTCGAGGACAGGCCCGGCCACGATTTGAGGTACTCCCTCGACTCGTGGAAGATAACGCGTGACCTCAAGTGGAGGTCAAAGCACAGCTTTGAGGAGGGTATTAGAAAGACTGTCAAATGGTACCTCGAAAACGAGGCCTGGTGGAGGCCGCTGGTCAACGAGAAGGTCCTTCATCCAACGCCCTGGAAGCTGGGGTGGTGAGAACATTTAAATATGTGCATACACATAATTATGTATGGTGATGATATGCCAACTATGACCCTTTCAATACCTCCGGAGCTCTACCGCAAGATGAAGAAGCACCCAGAAATCAAATGGAGCGAAGTGGCGAGAAAAGCCATAGCCGAGTACCTCAGTGAGCTTGAGAACTCCCGAACCGAGATGTCCATGTTGGAGTTCAGAGAACTTCTGGGGGATGAGACCCTCAGGGAGATGGAGTCCATTCCGGACGAGGCTTACGAGGAATACTACAGGAAAATGAGGGATCTGGAATGGGAGAGGACAAAAAGAAACTCTACGACACGAACGTCCTGATCGACCTAGTTAAAAGCGGCGAGAACCCCGGGGACGGCTATACAACGGCGCTGAATCTTGTGGAATACCCAAAGGGAGTCTCTCTGGATCTGGGAGTCCTCATACCATCGCCCAAAGAATACGCTCTGGCTGTTAAGCTCTCAGAGAAACTTGTAAAGGCAGGCACCCCTGTTCCCGCCGTGGACGTGATAATCGCCGCCGTTGCAATATCCAGGGGGATGACCCTCGTGACAAAGGACAGACATTTCTCGCGGATAAAGAAGGTTGCCCCCGAGCTCAGACTCGAACTGGTTGAATAAGATGGGTTATTAATCACTTGGCAGTAAGCAAAAGGTAATTAAGTTCCGCGAGAATGTTTAGGATGGTGAACGTGATGGAGGACGCTTACAAGCTCTTTCAGCAGCTCCCAGATGACCTCAAGGAGGAGGTGCTGGACTACATCGAGTTTCTCCTGGAGAGGAACGCGCGCAGGAGACGCTCCCCCATGAAGTTTGGATGGCGCGGGGGGCTGAAGGAGCTCAGGAAGAAGTACACTTCCGTGGAGCTTCAGCACAAGACCCTTGAATGGTGGGGCTGATGTATCTAGTTGATACCAACGTGTTCCTTGAAATCCTTCTTGATCAGGAAAACGCTGATAACGCGGAGAGGTTCCTTAGAGAAACTCCACCCAGCGAGCTTGCCGTCTCGGATTTCTCGGTTTACTCAATAGGGAT of the Thermococcus onnurineus NA1 genome contains:
- a CDS encoding glucose-1-phosphate thymidylyltransferase; this translates as MKALILSGGHGTRLRPLTYSQQKQLIPVANKPVLFYAIEDVIEAGIHEIGIIIGPNKEQVMETVRSVDWDADIEFIYQGEPKGLAHAIKVARDYLGDDDFVMYLGDNILREGIVEHLNHFKEGNFDASILLCEVSNPQRFGVAELSEDGKTIKRLVEKPKVPPSNLALVGIYFFKPVIHEAVENIRPSWRNELEITDAIQWLIDHGYRVGWTKVQNWWKDTGKPEDILDANRLILDDIQTDIRVETKARIHGRVVIGEGTRIDGNTVIKGPAIIGRNCIIRNAYIGPYTSIGDNCIIENTEIEDSVILEGSEIRCGGRIVESLIGKNVKILEGNNHPIGRKLVVGDNSQLML
- a CDS encoding AAA family ATPase — its product is MTPEYWELVEKIENGRNFFVITGPRRIGKTTFLTAALNDLYEKYEIPHIIIDARTISTVNSKNPQGQIVREIL
- a CDS encoding sugar phosphate nucleotidyltransferase, encoding MKVLIMAGGYATRLWPITKDNPKALLPVGNKVILDYILEKVDELGLEAYISTNRFFEMHFRPYAERNGINLIVEDTLHEEEKLGTIGAMKKAVEELGSDDYLIIAGDNLFSFSLVDFLKAYDGRTLIAVYDVGDLELAKRYGVVVLEGDRVISFQEKPAEPKSTLVSTGVYIFPRRVMEKIDEYLSDGNKDSPGYFIQWLLEKGEDIRAYRFSEYWYDIGSADSYLEALKTLLRESHVEEIQISPYAKIIPPVVIKKGAKILGRSIIGPYAYIGEECVIENSDISDSIVFRKTIIRNSTIWRSIIDEKCEIRNLELRKSLVGGHAKIQRGE
- a CDS encoding ATP-binding protein, whose amino-acid sequence is MNPKDILSAIKALDGVPGWLTHYGASRIDGKTHWDAIHDVLTEAEGYIRSEFEELDRASPRYRRIMEIVASITSRKDSASWTEIKNALELREGKEIDDKNINLLLKKLVNYGFLEHVGREYSIPDPVIKRIFQT
- a CDS encoding AAA family ATPase — its product is MILEKIKAEVGKAIVGMDDVIELMTIAIIANGHVLLEGVPGIAKTTLSKNFAQTLGLKFSRIQMTPDILPADIIGHTFYDMRTGEFKIRKGPIFANVVLVDEINRASPKTQSALLEAMEERQVTIEGLPLKLPEPFIVLATMNPVEMEGVYELPTAQIDRFMMKIDLTYLPEESEKAMLRMKSLGQFSEANQVVLGSELARARREAMRVHVSEAAIDYIYAIVKETRLDERVILGASPRAGEHLLYTAKVKAYLEGRSYVIPDDVKWLAIPVISHRIVVKPEYEVDGIDGKTIVREVLERVEVPTE
- a CDS encoding DUF4350 domain-containing protein — protein: MNKTIKYLVLILLIFTLITMPLTVPLFKSSTQYSMFNTNWDGISNFVKLAHGEGKRVAPIFESFDMASISENNGVLVIVGPNMTFTDAEIEQIKTFLERGNTLFIADDFGTGNEILRALNLSVSISNYPLRDFFYEKDDRIIVSVRIENPLLARNVTRIVTNEPSAILVTRGGEAYASKVAMINSQRKQYPLMTEVEYGNGRVVILADPDILINQLYGENEPFLRNLIEYLGGDTFYIDEAHHPDFNLYTAGTVTITRLLPKDMVIRLILVIGILILLRELGIFRAVGRLLWKPVSRFFRRKESPEELALALARERGWDEKEIIEMLERMGG
- a CDS encoding DUF4129 domain-containing protein, whose product is MAMRRALLLIITLILIVGSVPLASGKAVEEPTQRDVFLYEYFSKIILRFEDSLKYVLVNESYGLTLANTTLNELELIHLEALYYQEKGVNPTVMKVIQPFYEFSRELMILNELILEFRKNPTPAVTAGIRGTVLNMESLLDEIDSLELMNGTEILKFNTEKVRKYLGEIDKLVSRTPPSGKFEIGISDSEPMLYQSVTIFGSCPGNETVTVVITKGNFTSFLIVTPQNGLFATMYRFRELGTYTVYATQGGLRSNTINVTVRKIPSVFLVENVYSAFLNQSLTVSGKLIDYYGNPLGEREITVGDETLVTGPDGGFAKSYHSSEAVTFQVPLEFAGDGTHTGTSEIVTVEFRRFPVAITLNGPERITLGEKAAFTGRVKPNMTFPLIVYVNDTPQFNITAENGTFSFALEPQSPGRLKVYVAFAGSEVYEGATSNVVLLTVVPPENMLPRYIAIVVLAMLLAAGILTRRKKDQTTPQASQKTVFKYAAGGNETSGEFLEIPEDIGEAYKLLRERLREMFGISESLTPREVLRILRDWELYPDLEAVTKLHEKAVYGEIPLSGEELTEFRASIERLLRGERGE
- a CDS encoding ATP-binding protein — its product is MPDILRELNNSNDVLIIAYDEAQYFRYANEDFTKILAWVYDKLPNIITIVTGSQVGVLENFLRFDDYKAPLYGRYHVKIPLTRFTPS
- a CDS encoding NAD-dependent epimerase/dehydratase family protein, which gives rise to MKVLVTGGAGFIGSHLVDRLMELGYEVRVLDDLSAGSLDNLKRWLKHERFEFIEGDMRNREIVEKAVEDVEVVFHLAANPEVRIGSQSPELLYETNVVITYNLLEAMRKSGVKYLVFTSSSTVYGDAEVIPTPEDYAPLEPISVYGGAKLAAEALISGYAHTFDFKALVFRLANIIGERSNHGVIYDFINKLRKNPNELEILGDGTQRKSYLHVSDTVDGMLHIFEHFRKEGKTYDAYNLGNDDWITVREIAEIVSEEMGLNPAFRFTGGVDGGRGWKGDVKFMRLSIEKAKKTGWEPKLNSYEAVRRTVRELLSTI